In a single window of the Flavobacterium sp. W4I14 genome:
- a CDS encoding polygalacturonase (product_source=COG5434; cath_funfam=2.160.20.10; cleavage_site_network=SignalP-noTM; cog=COG5434; pfam=PF00295; smart=SM00710; superfamily=51126), with the protein MYFIMKKLIILALFTAIGINSMAQDYVITKFGVSADSTKLNTKAIQSVIDKAYQKGGGTIVIPKGVYLSGALFFKPKTKLLLQEGAVLKGSDNIKDYPFIPSRMEGRSLKYFAALINATKVDGFSISGTGTIDGNGLKFWKTFWAHRDSLKKLGRESTNLEVSRPRLLFIWGCNNVHIKGVKLRNSGFWTTHLYQSNNVLIENCDIRSPFRPVKAPSTDGIDIDFCKKVTIRNCYISVNDDAICIKGGKGPDAQKLPENGAVEDILIENCTIGEAHATLTMGSECIHARNIIMRNCKVENNCPILKMKMRGDTFQLYENITVENITGKCGAIIDLNPWKQFFDLAGSTAKPFGTIRNIRISNIKVEAAKFGEMDGNPEDKVSGFLFKDLEVTTKTPFLKNRYQDVKIENVMVNGAPLVVKP; encoded by the coding sequence ATGTATTTTATCATGAAAAAACTCATTATACTCGCTTTGTTTACCGCCATTGGTATAAATTCCATGGCTCAAGATTATGTCATCACAAAATTTGGTGTTAGTGCCGATAGCACCAAACTGAATACCAAAGCCATTCAAAGTGTAATAGACAAGGCTTATCAAAAAGGAGGGGGAACGATTGTAATCCCTAAAGGTGTTTATCTTAGCGGGGCACTCTTTTTTAAACCTAAAACGAAGCTGTTGTTACAAGAAGGTGCTGTGCTTAAAGGATCTGATAACATAAAAGATTACCCTTTTATCCCTTCGCGTATGGAAGGTCGGAGCCTTAAATACTTTGCTGCATTAATTAATGCGACAAAAGTAGATGGTTTTAGTATTTCAGGTACAGGGACTATTGATGGAAATGGCCTTAAATTCTGGAAAACATTTTGGGCGCATCGCGATTCGCTTAAGAAATTAGGAAGAGAATCTACAAACCTGGAAGTAAGCCGCCCACGGTTACTTTTTATCTGGGGATGCAATAATGTGCATATTAAGGGGGTAAAATTGCGTAATTCTGGATTCTGGACCACCCATTTATATCAATCTAACAATGTATTAATTGAGAATTGCGATATCCGTTCGCCATTTCGGCCAGTAAAAGCACCAAGTACTGATGGTATAGACATTGATTTTTGTAAAAAAGTAACGATTAGAAATTGTTATATCTCGGTAAATGACGATGCCATTTGCATTAAAGGTGGTAAAGGACCCGATGCACAGAAACTGCCAGAAAATGGTGCTGTTGAAGATATTTTAATTGAAAACTGTACCATTGGCGAAGCACATGCTACTTTAACCATGGGAAGCGAGTGTATTCATGCACGCAATATTATCATGCGAAACTGTAAGGTAGAGAATAACTGCCCGATTTTAAAAATGAAAATGCGTGGAGATACTTTTCAGCTTTACGAAAATATTACGGTAGAAAACATTACAGGAAAATGCGGCGCCATTATCGATTTAAATCCCTGGAAACAGTTTTTCGATTTGGCAGGCAGCACCGCAAAGCCATTTGGTACAATCAGAAACATCAGGATCTCAAACATTAAAGTAGAAGCAGCAAAATTTGGCGAAATGGATGGGAATCCTGAAGATAAAGTATCTGGTTTTCTTTTTAAAGATTTGGAAGTAACTACAAAAACACCTTTTCTCAAAAACAGGTATCAGGATGTTAAAATTGAAAACGTAATGGTAAACGGAGCGCCTTTGGTCGTTAAACCTTAA
- a CDS encoding xylan 1,4-beta-xylosidase (product_source=KO:K01198; cath_funfam=3.20.20.80; cleavage_site_network=SignalP-noTM; cog=COG3664; ko=KO:K01198; pfam=PF01229; superfamily=51011,51445), with product MKTFKKAYVLFFSLTAFIHTANAQSKANIEVNFDKNIAPMRPIWAWFGYDEPNYTYMKDGQKLLTEISKLSPVPVYVRAHNLLTSGDGTPALKWGSTNAYTEDANGNPVYNWKIVDQIFDTYVKRGMKPLAQIGFMPEALSTKPQPYQHKWKPGARYDEILTGWAYPPKDYKKWGNLVYEWVKHCVARYGKAEVESWYWEVWNEPDGAYWKGTQAEFFKLYDYAADGLKRALPTAKIGGANVTGGGTKYLDAFIKHCLNDTNYVTGKIGSPLDAVLFHAKGSPRVVNGTVVMNVRAQLRNIDGNYKIISKYPQLKNIPVIIGESDPEGCAACGMSTNPENAYRNGTMYSSYTAASFARLYELTDNYKINLLGAVTWSFEFENQPWFAGFRDLATNGVDKPVLNVFRMFGQMKGNRVEATSNRMYNLNSILDSSIRKPQTDIGVLATKAEKTAAVMLWNYHDEDKADSKDVVSILLNKLPAKMVTITEYRIDTENSNSYSEWKKMGSPQNPDAKQIAALEKSGQLKMIGKPRKFDTTGGAFEMELARQGVALLKLDW from the coding sequence ATGAAAACATTTAAAAAAGCTTATGTCCTATTCTTTAGCTTAACAGCTTTCATTCATACGGCAAATGCGCAATCCAAAGCCAACATCGAGGTTAATTTCGATAAGAACATTGCACCCATGAGACCCATTTGGGCCTGGTTTGGCTACGATGAGCCGAATTACACTTATATGAAAGATGGTCAGAAGTTATTGACCGAGATTTCTAAATTAAGTCCGGTTCCGGTATATGTACGTGCGCACAATTTACTTACCTCTGGAGATGGTACCCCTGCTTTAAAATGGGGATCGACGAATGCCTATACTGAAGATGCCAATGGTAACCCGGTTTACAACTGGAAAATTGTTGATCAGATTTTCGATACTTACGTTAAAAGAGGCATGAAACCTTTGGCTCAAATAGGCTTTATGCCTGAGGCACTTTCAACCAAGCCTCAACCCTATCAACACAAATGGAAACCTGGCGCCCGATATGATGAAATTTTAACCGGCTGGGCCTATCCGCCAAAAGATTACAAAAAGTGGGGCAATTTGGTTTATGAATGGGTAAAACATTGTGTAGCACGATATGGCAAGGCTGAGGTAGAAAGCTGGTACTGGGAAGTGTGGAACGAGCCGGATGGCGCTTATTGGAAAGGTACACAGGCCGAATTCTTTAAACTTTACGATTACGCTGCCGATGGACTAAAACGCGCCTTGCCTACTGCTAAAATTGGTGGTGCCAACGTAACAGGTGGCGGAACGAAGTACCTGGATGCCTTTATCAAACATTGTTTAAACGATACCAATTATGTAACGGGTAAAATCGGTTCTCCTTTAGATGCTGTTCTTTTTCATGCTAAAGGCTCGCCAAGGGTGGTTAATGGAACCGTAGTGATGAATGTAAGGGCTCAGCTCCGTAATATTGATGGAAATTATAAGATCATCAGTAAATACCCCCAACTTAAAAATATCCCTGTAATTATCGGCGAATCCGATCCTGAAGGCTGTGCAGCCTGCGGCATGAGTACCAATCCTGAAAATGCCTACCGAAACGGCACCATGTATTCGAGCTATACCGCAGCCTCTTTTGCCCGGCTTTACGAACTTACAGATAACTATAAAATCAACCTGTTGGGCGCGGTTACCTGGTCGTTCGAATTTGAAAACCAGCCTTGGTTTGCAGGTTTTAGGGATTTAGCCACCAATGGCGTTGATAAACCTGTTTTAAATGTATTCAGGATGTTTGGCCAGATGAAAGGGAACCGTGTTGAAGCCACAAGTAACCGCATGTACAATTTAAATTCTATTTTAGATTCGAGCATCAGAAAACCACAGACAGACATAGGTGTTTTAGCCACTAAAGCGGAGAAAACCGCTGCTGTTATGTTGTGGAATTACCATGATGAGGATAAAGCAGATTCGAAAGATGTTGTTTCCATCTTGTTGAATAAATTGCCTGCAAAAATGGTAACTATCACAGAATATCGCATTGATACCGAAAATAGCAATTCTTATTCAGAATGGAAAAAAATGGGTTCACCCCAAAATCCAGATGCGAAACAGATTGCAGCATTAGAAAAATCCGGCCAGCTTAAAATGATTGGTAAACCCAGAAAATTTGACACCACAGGTGGTGCTTTTGAAATGGAATTAGCCAGACAAGGGGTGGCTTTGTTGAAATTGGATTGGTAG